The following are encoded in a window of Flavobacteriales bacterium genomic DNA:
- a CDS encoding amidinotransferase: MTQSASSVILVRPKGFGYDPETATSNAFQRRMDDLEVKRLAAEEFDALLDALRRIGVAATVLDPVDPGAPNAVFPNNWFSTHADGTVVIYPMLTPSRRRERDPDLKATMGREGFHVLQVMDLAQWEDQELILEGTGSLVLDRIHRRAYACLSPRTSEAALNAWCEQLGYTPVPFTATMDGTLTGQAVYHTNVVMSIGTAFAVVCFEAMPYPGERSEVLRELQGTGRQVIPITLEQMHRYVGNMLELSSALSVVGPASAGQPTTANHILLSQTAFEALTTDQRQALQSHARLVPVSIPTIEAVGGGSVRCMLAENFLSRA; this comes from the coding sequence ATGACCCAAAGCGCCTCCTCCGTCATACTCGTTCGTCCCAAGGGCTTCGGTTACGACCCGGAGACCGCCACGAGCAATGCCTTCCAGCGTCGTATGGATGATCTGGAGGTGAAGCGCCTCGCCGCGGAAGAATTCGATGCCTTGTTGGATGCCCTTCGCCGGATAGGGGTCGCGGCCACCGTGCTGGACCCTGTGGACCCTGGGGCGCCCAACGCGGTCTTCCCCAACAACTGGTTCAGCACGCACGCCGACGGCACAGTGGTGATCTATCCCATGCTCACGCCCTCACGCCGCCGCGAGCGCGATCCGGATCTCAAGGCCACCATGGGCCGTGAGGGTTTCCATGTGCTGCAGGTGATGGATCTGGCACAATGGGAGGACCAGGAGCTGATCCTGGAAGGCACCGGCAGCCTGGTGCTGGACCGCATCCACCGCCGCGCCTACGCCTGCCTGTCGCCGCGCACTTCCGAAGCCGCGCTCAACGCCTGGTGCGAGCAACTGGGCTACACGCCCGTGCCCTTCACCGCCACCATGGACGGCACCCTCACCGGCCAGGCCGTTTACCACACCAATGTGGTGATGAGCATCGGCACCGCCTTCGCCGTGGTCTGCTTCGAGGCCATGCCATACCCCGGTGAACGCAGCGAGGTGCTCCGCGAACTGCAAGGCACCGGGCGTCAGGTCATTCCCATCACACTGGAGCAGATGCATCGCTATGTGGGGAATATGCTGGAACTCAGTTCTGCGTTGTCGGTTGTCGGCCCTGCCTCTGCCGGACAACCGACAACTGCCAACCACATACTACTGAGCCAGACCGCCTTCGAAGCCCTCACCACCGACCAACGCCAGGCCTTGCAAAGTCACGCACGCTTGGTGCCGGTTTCCATTCCCACTATCGAGGCGGTTGGTGGGGGTAGCGTGCGCTGCATGTTGGCGGAGAATTTCTTGTCCAGGGCATAG
- the rocF gene encoding arginase yields MEVRLIEAASEIGAGTRGTSMGMAALRVAAWKLGSELFGHAEESILRDENDVLYEDDRSPNAHHIDGLIRFESDLAYEVYKYLRNGVFPIVVGGDHSIAIGSVSGTKMAYPKERLGVVWVDAHADLHSPWTTPSGNVHGMPLALLMHIEKKGRNKPQIYTMATWDRLRKIGVNSPKLQPRDLVFIALRDYEPEEEAIIKEHGIKIIPVEEVRKKGAAAAVKDTLTHLADCQRIHVSFDVDSLDPTISVGTGTPVKNGLFVEEARALLTGLCSDPRTATLDVVEINPALDDKNAMAEAALSIMEPLFPILRAR; encoded by the coding sequence CCCTGCGCGTGGCCGCTTGGAAGCTGGGCAGCGAGTTGTTCGGCCATGCCGAGGAAAGCATCCTGCGCGACGAGAACGACGTGCTTTACGAGGACGACCGTTCACCCAACGCCCATCACATCGACGGACTCATCCGCTTTGAAAGCGACCTGGCCTATGAGGTTTACAAGTACCTGAGGAACGGGGTGTTCCCCATCGTGGTCGGAGGTGATCATTCCATCGCCATCGGCTCGGTCTCGGGCACCAAGATGGCCTACCCCAAGGAGCGCCTTGGCGTGGTGTGGGTGGATGCCCATGCCGACCTGCACAGCCCCTGGACCACGCCCAGCGGCAACGTCCACGGCATGCCCCTGGCGCTGCTCATGCACATCGAGAAAAAGGGCCGCAACAAGCCGCAGATCTATACCATGGCCACCTGGGACAGGCTGCGGAAGATCGGTGTGAACAGCCCCAAGCTGCAGCCGCGCGACCTGGTCTTCATCGCCTTGCGCGACTACGAACCCGAGGAGGAAGCCATCATCAAGGAGCATGGCATCAAGATCATCCCGGTGGAGGAAGTGCGGAAGAAGGGCGCCGCCGCCGCTGTCAAGGACACGCTGACACACCTGGCCGATTGCCAGCGCATCCATGTGAGTTTCGATGTGGACAGTCTGGACCCCACGATCTCCGTGGGCACCGGCACCCCGGTGAAGAACGGACTCTTCGTGGAGGAGGCCCGTGCGTTGCTTACCGGGCTGTGCAGCGATCCGCGTACGGCCACCCTCGATGTGGTGGAGATCAACCCCGCGCTGGACGACAAGAACGCCATGGCCGAGGCGGCGCTGAGTATCATGGAGCCGCTGTTCCCCATTCTGCGGGCGCGTTAA